The DNA region TTTCCAGTACTTGCATCATGGCCATCTTCTGATCCTCATTAAACAAGTGACCAACGTCTGTATAGTCGACCAGCTCCTTATTCGCCATCCACTGCTCTTCTAGTTCATCTTTGTGCTTCAGAAATATTTCGTGCAGCTCCTGCCTGTAATCGGCAAATGTGGCTAAGATTTCCGATTCAGGCATGTCGGTGCAATTGCTGCAAACGAGTAAAAGCAATGTAGAAAACTGATCGATCAACAATTTAGATATATTCAGTACTTACAGCACTTtaggtttttcttcttccttttcatCTTGATCGTTGTTTGTGGCTTgtggctttttgttttgctcggcCCTCCCAAGTCTTCCTGCTTCCGTTTGTCTGCCATTTTCTGCCATGCCATTTTACACGCCTGCTCG from Anopheles coluzzii chromosome X, AcolN3, whole genome shotgun sequence includes:
- the LOC120959089 gene encoding uncharacterized protein LOC120959089, with translation MAENGRQTEAGRLGRAEQNKKPQATNNDQDEKEEEKPKVLNCTDMPESEILATFADYRQELHEIFLKHKDELEEQWMANKELVDYTDVGHLFNEDQKMAMMQVLENEFVPIELNGKYTEFFTSILLMEWIIRIFMKRYKFTTRQEALKLIRKQEEEVLEYIARDW